The following coding sequences are from one Panicum hallii strain FIL2 chromosome 5, PHallii_v3.1, whole genome shotgun sequence window:
- the LOC112893481 gene encoding probable pectinesterase/pectinesterase inhibitor 51 produces the protein MIPIRRPLPSTLPQPSSLPASAPPQYNHPDHRAAHSSGDSASPLLPVARTHNMIQPSTMPPPARLLPLLVLLLIHLPSSLSSRHHHHRSTPSPSPAAAPASSVSAPLAVLLACNATRFQPACVSTLSGAGSDASASDLLGATLSALRARIPPAVSTAKSVLAASSNVNLSNAATNCLTFLSLSSRRLAPSPSPPLLSASTALLHLYDCWSAYKYVNFSHTISDAMAYLHDTIAVNSNYISMLAARQRYGDETSRWRPPQTERDGYWPPAAAASKEAEPDVDALGVPRGLAANATVCAAGCDYKTVREAVAAAPDYGEGPFVVRVKEGVYRETVSVPWEKTNVVLVGDGMGKTVITGDLNADTPGVSTFNTATVGVLADGFMARDLTISNTAGPDAHQAVAFRSTGDRTVLDGVELLGHQDTLYAHAMRHFYTRCRVAGTVDFVFGNSAAVLHATALLVLPRQLRPDKGEKDAVTAQGRTDPAQPTGIVLSGCAVNGSDEYMELYRRKPDAHRVYLGRPWKEYSRTVYLRCTLAEIVQPQGWMPWDGDFALDTLYYGEFGSAGPGAAAAGRRVAWSSQVPEDHVDAYSVANFIQGHEWIPKA, from the exons ATGATCCCCATTCGTCGTCCCCTTCCCTCCACCCTTCCCCAACCGAGCAGCCTGCCCGCCTCCGCCCCTCCGCAATATAACCACCCCGACCACCGCGCCGCACACTCCAGTGGCGACTCCGCTAGTCCGCTCCTCCCAGTCGCGCGCACGCACAACATGATCCAACCATCAACAATGCCTCCTCCGGCccgcctcctccccctcctcgtcctcctcctcatccatctcccctcctccctctcctcccgccaccaccaccaccgcagtACCCCGTCCCCGTCGCCCGCCGCGGCACCGGCGTCCTCCGTCTcggcgccgctcgccgtcctcCTGGCCTGCAACGCCACCCGCTTCCAGCCGGCCTGCGTCTCCACTCTCTCCGGCGCCGGCTCCGACGCCTCCGCCTCCGACCTCCTCGGCGCCACGCTGTCCGCGCTCCGCGCCCGCATCCCGCCCGCCGTCTCCACGGCCAAGTCCGTCCTCGCCGCCTCCTCCAACGTGAACCTCTCCAACGCCGCCACCAACTGCCTCACCTTCCTATCCCTCTCCtcccgccgcctcgcgccctccccctcgccgccgctgctctccGCCTCCACCGCGCTGCTCCACCTCTACGACTGCTGGTCCGCGTACAAGTACGTCAACTTCTCCCACACCATCTCCGACGCCATGGCCTACCTCCACGACACCATCGCCGTCAACAGCAACTACATCTCCATGCTCGCCGCGCGGCAGCGGTACGGCGACGAGACCTCCCGCTGGCGCCCGCCGCAGACGGAGCGCGACGGGTACTGGccgcccgccgcggccgcgtcgAAGGAGGCGGAGCCCGACGTCGACGCGCTCGGGGTGCCGCGAGGGCTGGCCGCGAACGCGACGGTGTGCGCCGCGGGGTGCGACTACAAGACGGTGCgcgaggcggtggcggccgcgCCGGACTACGGCGAGGGGCCGTTCGTGGTGCGCGTGAAGGAGGGGGTGTACAGGGAGACCGTGAGCGTGCCGTGGGAGAAGACGAACGTGGTGCTCGTTGGCGACGGCATGGGGAAGACGGTAATCACCGGCGACCTCAACGCCGACACGCCCGGCGTGTCCACCTTCAACACGGCCACCGTAG GCGTGCTGGCGGACGGCTTCATGGCGCGCGACCTGACGATCTCCAACACGGCGGGCCCCGACGCGCACCAGGCGGTGGCGTTCCGCTCCACGGGCGACCGCACGGTGCTGGACGGCGTGGAGCTGCTGGGCCACCAGGACACACTGTACGCGCACGCCATGCGCCACTTCTACACCCGCTGCCGCGTCGCCGGCACCGTCGACTTCGTCTTCGGCAACTCCGCCGCGGTGCTCCACGCCACCGCCCTCCTCGTCCTGCCCCGGCAGCTGCGCCCCGACAAGGGGGAGAAAGACGCCGTCACGGCGCAGGGCCGCACCGACCCGGCGCAGCCCACGGGGATCGTGCTCAGCGGCTGCGCCGTCAACGGCAGCGACGAGTACATGGAGCTCTACCGCCGGAAGCCCGACGCGCACCGCGTCTACCTGGGCCGGCCGTGGAAGGAGTACTCCCGGACGGTGTACCTTCGGTGCACGCTCGCGGAGATCGTGCAGCCGCAGGGGTGGATGCCCTGGGACGGGGACTTCGCGCTCGACACGCTCTACTACGGCGAGTTCGGCAGCGCcgggcccggcgccgccgccgccggccggaggGTGGCGTGGAGCAGCCAGGTGCCCGAGGACCACGTCGACGCGTACAGCGTCGCCAACTTCATCCAGGGCCACGAGTGGATACCCAAAGCGTAG
- the LOC112892606 gene encoding UDP-glucuronate:xylan alpha-glucuronosyltransferase 1-like: MGSLEARYRPAGAAEDTAKRRTQKSKSFKEVEKFDVFVLEKSSGCKFRSLQLLLFAIMSAAFLTLLYTPSVYEHQLQSSSRLVNGWIWDKRSSDPRYVSSASIQWEDVYKSIQNLNGGEQKLKVALLNFNRTEFGTWTDMLPKSDFSVIRLEHANETITWQTLYPEWIDEEEETEIPSCPSLPDPNFPRSTHFDVVAVKLPCTRVAGWSRDVARLHLQLSAAKIAASTARGNGGVHVLFMTDCFPIPNLFSCKNLVKREGNAWLYKPDVKALQEKLRLPVGSCELAVPLNAKARLYTVDRRREAYATILHSASEYVCGAITAAQSIRQAGSTRDLVILVDETISDHHRKGLESAGWKVRIIQRIRNPKAERDAYNEWNYSKFRLWQLTDYDKVIFIDADLLILRNIDFLFAMPEITATGNNATLFNSGVMVIEPSNCTFQLLMEHINEITSYNGGDQGYLNEIFTWWHRIPKHMNFLKHFWEGDEEAVKAKKTRLFGANPPILYVLHYLGRKPWLCFRDYDCNWNVEILREFASDVAHARWWKVHNKMPKKLQSYCLLRSRLKAGLEWERRQAEKANFTDGHWKRNITDPRLKTCFEKFCFWESMLWHWGENKTNSTKNNVALAPPTASLSSS; the protein is encoded by the exons ATGGGTTCCTTGGAGGCCCGgtaccggccggccggggcagc TGAGGACACAGCTAAGAGGAGGACTCAGAAAAGCAAGAGTTTCAAAGAGGTTGAAAAATTTGATGTTTTTGTACTGGAGAAAAGCTCGGGATGCAAATTCCGATCCTTGCAACTTTTGCTCTTCGCTATCATGTCTGCTGCATTTTTAACGCTCCTATACACGCCGTCTGTGTATGAACATCAGCTGCAGTCAAGCTCTCG ACTTGTCAATGGGTGGATATGGGATAAGAGAAGTTCCGATCCCCGATATGTATCTTCTGCCAGCATTCAATGGGAGGATGTATATAAAAGTATCCAAAATCTGAATGGTGGTGAACAAAAGCTCAAAGTTGCACTCCTAAATTTTAACAGAACGGAGTTTGGCACTTGGACAGATATGCTCCCAAAAAGTGATTTTTCAGTCATAAGACTAGAGCATGCCAATGAAACCATTACCTGGCAGACTCTCTATCCTGAATGGatagatgaggaggaagaaacaGAGATACCATCTTGCCCCTCGCTTCCAGATCCAAATTTTCCGAGATCAACACACTTTGATGTTGTTGCTGTTAAGCTTCCCTGTACTCGTGTGGCAGGTTGGTCAAGAGATGTTGCACGGTTGCATTTGCAGTTATCAGCAGCTAAAATAGCAGCGAGCACGGCAAGAGGCAATGGTGGAGTCCATGTGCTGTTCATGACTGATTGCTTCCCGATTCCAAATCTCTTCTCTTGCAAGAACCTGGTGAAACGTGAAGGCAATGCTTGGCTGTACAAACCTGATGTGAAGGCTCTACAAGAGAAGCTCAGGTTACCTGTTGGTTCCTGTGAGCTTGCTGTTCCACTGAACGCAAAAG CGCGACTTTATACAGTGGACAGACGCAGAGAAGCATATGCTACAATACTGCATTCAGCAAGTGAATATGTTTGTGGTGCCATCACGGCGGCTCAAAGCATTCGCCAAGCAGGATCTACAAGAGACCTTGTTATTCTTGTTGATGAGACCATAAGTGATCACCACCGCAAGGGGCTGGAATCTGCGGGGTGGAAGGTCAGAATAATACAGAGGATCCGGAATCCTAAGGCTGAACGTGATGCCTACAATGAATGGAACTACAGCAAATTCCGGCTATGGCAGCTTACAGATTATGACAAGGTTATATTCATTGATGCTGACCTCCTTATCCTGAGGAATATTGATTTCTTGTTTGCAATGCCAGAAATCACTGCAACTGGCAACAATGCAACACTGTTCAACTCCGGAGTGATGGTCATTGAGCCCTCCAACTGCACGTTCCAGTTACTGATGGAGCACATCAATGAGATAACATCATACAATGGTGGTGACCAGGGCTACCTGAATGAGATATTCACATGGTGGCATCGCATTCCAAAACACATGAACTTCTTGAAACATTTCTGGGAGGGTGATGAAGAGGCAGTGAAGGCGAAGAAGACTAGGTTGTTTGGGGCTAACCCGCCAATCCTCTATGTCCTTCACTACTTGGGCCGGAAGCCATGGTTGTGCTTCCGGGACTACGACTGCAACTGGAATGTTGAAATTCTGCGGGAGTTTGCGAGTGATGTTGCGCATGCTCGCTGGTGGAAGGTGCACAACAAGATGCCCAAGAAGCTTCAGAGCTATTGCCTTCTGAGGTCAAGGCTGAAGGCCGGGTTGGAGTGGGAGAGGCGGCAGGCTGAGAAAGCAAACTTCACTGACGGGCACTGGAAACGGAACATAACTGATCCAAGGCTGAAAACCTGCTTTGAGAAGTTCTGCTTCTGGGAGAGCATGCTGTGGCATTGGGGTGAGAACAAGACCAACTCGACGAAGAACAATGTGGCGCTTGCACCGCCTACCGCGAGCCTGTCGAGCTCATGA